Proteins encoded by one window of Chrysemys picta bellii isolate R12L10 chromosome 10, ASM1138683v2, whole genome shotgun sequence:
- the PLEKHO2 gene encoding pleckstrin homology domain-containing family O member 2 isoform X2: MKALNEGIGRAKNKILDEVKIDQSLSLEHVTRDRVKVSHGRRPPTRIHLKEVAKSTSDGILRLDLDMVDNGPPDFTLTVSDNENVPPPKETPKPPMPPTKPSVMSEKPSADNSVADQELKKPLLPPAKKLKESTPSEDDLNDKDVGSVSQGEEGEEPKASAGDNEENLMEVSDSSTAKPPIPPPKILSDKLKGVSWDEPAPHPQSTEGLEPSKGGSKENLTEVVTTATVKPPLPPKILSEKLTASMDATPSSLEAKSSEGKEPHDSTSPRDGMEDGEVTESTPQKVEREEGSERVAAEKEKPQTIQEQIKTSLDTEAKQESTEVPSEEKTLLPHTIANSSPFRARCASLGDLLNESKNAEKELLGPGFHKEPQSCLAKMEEKVACEREKTEKLLQKVLCQELEQAQEGNGPPVNAETLLNEAVEQLRQATQVLQEIKGLGELNKEPTEKQKEKPKDLVTLYRRSAP; the protein is encoded by the exons ATGAAAGCCCTGAATGAAGGGATCGGCAGAgccaaaaataaaatacttgATGAG GTGAAGATAGATCAGAGCCTTTCCCTGGAACATGTGACTCGAGACAGAGTGAAAGTCAGTCATGGGCGCAGACCACCCACCAGAATTCACCTGAAAGAG GTTGCCAAGTCTACATCGGATGGAATCTTGAGGCTGGATCTGGATATGGTAGATAATGGCCCCCCAGACTTCACCTTGACTGTGAGCGATAATGAGAACGTCCCTCCTCCAAAGGAAACTCCAAAGCCACCTATGCCTCCTACAAAGCCCAGTGTCATGTCAGAGAAGCCGAGTGCGGATAACAGCGTTGCTGATCAAGAGCTTAAAAAGCCTCTGTTGCCTCCAGCTAAGAAGTTGAAGGAGAGTACACCATCAGAGGATGATCTAAACGACAAGGATGTGGGTTCAGTCAGTCAAGGTGAAGAGGGTGAAGAACCCAAAGCCTCAGCAGGGGACAATGAAGAGAATCTCATGGAGGTCAGCGACAGCAGCACGGCAAAACCTCCGATTCCTCCTCCTAAAATCTTATCGGACAAGCTGAAAGGGGTCAGTTGGGATGAACCAGCCCCTCACCCTCAAAGCACAGAAGGTTTGGAACCATCCAAAGGTGGCAGTAAAGAAAACCTCACAGAGGTGGTCACAACGGCTACTGTGAAACCTCCACTTCCTCCTAAAATTTTATCAGAAAAATTGACAGCAAGTATGGATGCCACCCCGAGCAGTTTAGAGGCGAAGAGTTCAGAAGGCAAGGAGCCCCATGATTCCACCTCCCCCAGGGATGGAATGGAAGACGGGGAAGTGACAGAATCCACTCCCCAAAAAGTAGAGCGTGAAGAAGGAAGTGAGAGAGTTGCTGCTGAGAAAGAGAAGCCGCAAACAATACAGGAACAAATAAAGACTTCCTTAGATACCGAAGCAAAGCAGGAAAGTACAGAGGTTCCTAGTGAAGAGAAAACACTTTTACCACACACCATAGCAAATTCCTCGCCTTTCAGAGCTCGCTGTGCATCTCTAGGAGATCTGCTGAATGAATCAAAAAATGCAGAAAAAGAACTTCTGGGTCCAGGCTTCCACAAGGAGCCCCAATCCTGCCTGGCTAAAATGGAGGAGAAAGTGGCTTGCGAAAGGGAAAAGACAGAAAAACTTCTGCAAAAGGTTTTATGCCAAGAGTTAGAACAAGCACAGGAGGGAAATGGACCCCCAGTAAACGCAGAGACATTACTCAATGAGGCAGTAGAACAGCTTCGGCAAGCAACACAAGTCCTACAAGAAATTAAAGGGTTAGGAGAACTGAATAAGGAACCGAcagagaaacagaaagaaaagccGAAGGATCTAGTAACTCTTTATAGGAGAAGTGCTCCCTGA